The window CCAATTAATGCTGTAACTGTGTTTTCAGCCACTTTAAAATTTATATCCTTAAGAATATGTGCATCCCCAAAATAAGTATTTAAATGCTTAGCAATAATCTTATACATAATTAAACCTCTTAACTTTACTTATTTTCCCATCATTTTATTCTGATACTTCTCTGTGAAATAATTAGTTAAAAATGTAATAACCAATACTATAATTACAAGGACCGCTGCAGTTCCAAATGCATTAGGCAAAGAAATTCCTTCAGTTGCTAAAACATACAAATGAAGTGGCAATGGCCTGCCAGGGTCAAATATAGAAATTGGCATTATAATAGATGATCCCACAGCATACATTACTGCAGCAGCTTCAGAAATAGATCTTGTCATCCCTAATATAACTCCAGTAACAATTCCAGGAAGAGCTGCAGGTATAATGACTTTATAAATAGTTTGCCATTTTGTAGCCCCTAATCCATAACTTCCTTCCTTATATATGCTTGGTACAGAACTTAAAGAGACTTCTGCAACTTGAAATATTGTTGGAATAGCCATAATAGCTAAAACTAAACTGGCTGAAAAAATGGACCATCCTAAATTTAAAAATATTACAAAAAATGATAATCCAAATAACCCAAATACAATTGATGGAATAGAAGCTAATGTTTCTGCTCCAAAACGTAT of the Methanobrevibacter ruminantium genome contains:
- the pstA gene encoding phosphate ABC transporter permease PstA, with product MNFNFISARTSQKIMNSIFVLSGILTLAILAIILADILIKGLPVINMEFIFGQVENQGESGGIFPIIISSLYVTLVSILIATPLGVGAAIYMVEYASNEKLTNIIRFGAETLASIPSIVFGLFGLSFFVIFLNLGWSIFSASLVLAIMAIPTIFQVAEVSLSSVPSIYKEGSYGLGATKWQTIYKVIIPAALPGIVTGVILGMTRSISEAAAVMYAVGSSIIMPISIFDPGRPLPLHLYVLATEGISLPNAFGTAAVLVIIVLVITFLTNYFTEKYQNKMMGK